One genomic region from Parerythrobacter aestuarii encodes:
- a CDS encoding protein-L-isoaspartate O-methyltransferase family protein: MIDTATRPLDFAAARRAMLDSQLRTSGVNAPFVLERMGAVAREDFVPADAKGYCYMDRAIALPDGGTLAQPVSHGKMLAEARPEAGETVLVVDNSNGYLATLVAPLAARVDTVSVADALSGKKRGSYDLILVDGAIEECPTALTKRLADTGRLVTGLFGNGVARLATGRKVGKDIAFKTVEDVALPRLSAFDKPKGWSF, encoded by the coding sequence ATGATCGACACTGCCACCCGCCCCCTGGATTTTGCGGCTGCGCGCCGCGCCATGCTGGACAGCCAGCTCCGCACCAGCGGCGTCAACGCGCCCTTTGTGCTGGAACGCATGGGTGCCGTTGCGCGCGAAGATTTCGTACCGGCCGACGCAAAGGGCTATTGCTACATGGACCGCGCGATCGCCCTGCCCGATGGTGGCACGCTGGCGCAGCCGGTGTCGCACGGCAAGATGCTGGCCGAGGCCCGCCCCGAAGCAGGGGAAACCGTGCTGGTCGTCGACAACAGCAATGGTTACCTGGCCACACTCGTCGCGCCGCTCGCTGCCCGAGTTGATACGGTATCGGTGGCCGATGCCCTGTCAGGCAAGAAGCGCGGCAGCTATGACCTGATCCTGGTGGACGGCGCGATCGAGGAATGCCCGACCGCTCTGACCAAGCGACTGGCCGACACCGGTCGGCTCGTGACCGGATTGTTCGGCAATGGTGTGGCTCGCCTCGCCACCGGTCGCAAGGTCGGCAAGGATATCGCCTTCAAGACAGTGGAAGACGTCGCTCTCCCGCGCCTCTCCGCATTCGACAAACCCAAAGGTTGGAGTTTCTGA
- a CDS encoding fumarate hydratase, whose translation MSDMVVIKEDDLIESVADALQFISYYHPMDYIRALGAAYEAEQGPAAKDAIAQILTNSRMCAEGHRPICQDTGIVNVFVKWGQECRLESKLSLQDVVDEGVRRAYNHPDNKLRASILADPAFTRRNTRDNTPCVLSVEMVPGKSVSIDVAAKGGGSENKSKFKMMNPSDNIVDWVVEQIPSMGAGWCPPGMLGIGIGGTAEHCMKLAKQSLMDPIDMAQLKQRGAQTDIEQLRIDIFDAVNAQGVGAQGLGGLSTVLDVKIYDAPCHAAGKPVAMIPNCAATRHAHFTLDGSGPAYLEQPDLSQWPDVHWEPDAAAKRVDLDNLTQEEVNSWQHGDRLLLSGKMLTGRDAAHKRIQDMLAKGEDLPVDFKGRAIYYVGPVDPVMGEVVGPAGPTTATRMDKFTEMMLDLGLLAMIGKAERGHDAVEVISRYKVAYLMATGGAAYLVARAIKESRVVAFEDLGMEAIYEFTVKDMPVTVAVDSRGNNVHTLAPAQWKRRIADEHLLEKG comes from the coding sequence ATGAGCGACATGGTGGTTATCAAGGAAGACGACCTGATCGAAAGCGTCGCCGATGCGCTGCAATTCATCTCCTACTATCACCCGATGGATTATATCCGCGCGCTGGGCGCAGCCTACGAGGCGGAGCAAGGCCCGGCGGCCAAGGACGCCATTGCGCAGATCCTTACCAACAGCCGCATGTGCGCCGAGGGCCACCGCCCGATCTGCCAGGACACCGGGATCGTCAACGTGTTCGTCAAATGGGGCCAGGAATGTCGCCTCGAATCGAAGCTGAGCTTGCAGGACGTAGTCGATGAAGGCGTGCGTCGGGCCTATAACCACCCTGACAACAAGCTGCGCGCCTCGATTCTCGCCGATCCCGCCTTCACCCGCCGGAACACCCGCGACAACACGCCGTGCGTCCTCTCGGTCGAGATGGTGCCCGGCAAATCCGTGAGTATCGATGTGGCGGCCAAGGGCGGCGGCAGCGAAAACAAATCCAAGTTCAAGATGATGAACCCCAGCGACAATATCGTCGACTGGGTGGTCGAACAGATACCTTCCATGGGTGCGGGTTGGTGCCCGCCGGGCATGTTGGGTATCGGCATCGGCGGGACCGCAGAGCATTGCATGAAACTGGCGAAGCAAAGCCTGATGGACCCAATCGACATGGCCCAGCTCAAACAACGCGGCGCACAGACAGATATCGAACAGCTGCGGATCGACATCTTCGACGCGGTCAACGCCCAGGGGGTCGGCGCGCAGGGATTGGGCGGCCTCTCGACCGTGCTCGACGTGAAGATCTACGATGCTCCGTGTCATGCCGCAGGCAAGCCAGTGGCGATGATCCCCAATTGTGCGGCCACCCGCCATGCGCATTTCACTCTCGATGGCTCGGGCCCGGCCTATCTCGAACAGCCTGACCTGTCGCAGTGGCCCGATGTGCATTGGGAGCCCGATGCTGCAGCCAAGCGGGTCGATCTCGACAATCTGACGCAGGAGGAGGTCAACAGCTGGCAGCACGGCGACAGGCTGCTTCTTTCGGGCAAGATGCTGACCGGGCGCGATGCCGCGCACAAGCGGATCCAGGACATGCTGGCCAAGGGCGAAGACCTCCCCGTCGATTTCAAGGGTCGCGCCATCTACTACGTCGGCCCGGTCGATCCGGTGATGGGCGAAGTCGTTGGCCCGGCCGGCCCGACCACCGCGACCCGCATGGACAAGTTTACCGAGATGATGCTCGATCTCGGCCTGCTGGCCATGATCGGCAAGGCCGAGCGCGGGCATGACGCGGTCGAAGTGATCAGCCGCTATAAGGTGGCATACCTCATGGCGACCGGCGGCGCAGCCTATCTGGTGGCGCGCGCCATCAAGGAATCCAGGGTTGTCGCCTTCGAAGACCTCGGGATGGAGGCCATCTACGAGTTCACCGTCAAGGACATGCCAGTGACAGTCGCGGTCGATAGCCGGGGCAACAACGTCCACACGCTCGCCCCGGCGCAGTGGAAGCGGCGGATTGCCGACGAGCACCTGCTGGAAAAGGGTTGA
- a CDS encoding sensor histidine kinase, translated as MFATETSSPDSTARLPLRYVLGSIIGLWAVYYLLITARGSLIGMEMETELLLRRGAVCLTGVGVTIVLWLIMRLFDARATWLKIVVALLVAFPGAVMIAQVNQVMFAEIQEKMYQEFAKERGVSLRRDEAGNLLVEIPQPRDWTLETDGEMLDGEMGEKAEEPMFTFTLEEAGEGYARWLPIVDAALSRYYLLLTWAALYLAMLAGAQARAAERRGERFRSAAKAAELRSLRYQVNPHFLFNTLNSLSSLVMTGKAERAEEMIQAMSNFYRHSLADDTTADVPLVDEFELQKHYLDIEKLRFPDRLKVKFELPTALESCRVPGMILQPLVENAVKYGVATVNRPVTIHVSADEEFDRLVIRVADDGPGVPKGTAPGFGIGLANVKDRIEARFGRDATITAGPVEDGYVTELRLPLERRS; from the coding sequence ATGTTTGCAACTGAAACCTCTTCTCCTGACAGCACGGCGCGCCTGCCGCTGCGCTATGTGCTTGGCTCGATCATCGGCCTGTGGGCGGTCTATTATCTATTGATCACCGCCCGTGGCTCGTTGATCGGGATGGAAATGGAGACTGAGCTGCTGCTGCGACGCGGCGCAGTCTGCCTCACCGGCGTCGGCGTCACCATCGTCCTGTGGCTGATCATGCGTCTGTTCGATGCGCGCGCGACCTGGCTCAAGATCGTGGTTGCGCTTCTGGTCGCGTTTCCCGGTGCGGTCATGATCGCACAGGTCAACCAGGTCATGTTCGCTGAGATTCAGGAGAAGATGTACCAGGAATTCGCCAAGGAGCGCGGCGTCAGCCTGCGCCGCGACGAGGCGGGTAACTTGCTGGTCGAGATTCCCCAGCCGCGCGACTGGACGCTCGAAACCGATGGCGAAATGCTGGATGGTGAAATGGGTGAAAAGGCGGAAGAACCGATGTTCACCTTCACGCTGGAAGAAGCAGGCGAGGGTTATGCCCGCTGGTTGCCGATCGTGGATGCCGCCCTTAGCCGGTATTACCTGCTTCTGACCTGGGCGGCGCTTTATCTCGCCATGTTGGCAGGGGCGCAGGCGCGCGCAGCAGAGCGGCGCGGAGAACGGTTCCGTAGCGCTGCCAAGGCAGCGGAACTGCGATCCCTGCGCTATCAGGTCAATCCGCACTTCCTCTTCAATACGCTCAATTCGCTGTCGTCGCTGGTGATGACCGGCAAGGCAGAGCGGGCCGAAGAGATGATCCAGGCGATGAGCAATTTTTATCGCCACAGCCTCGCCGATGACACCACTGCCGATGTCCCTCTGGTCGACGAATTCGAACTGCAGAAGCACTATCTCGATATCGAGAAACTGCGTTTCCCCGACCGGCTCAAGGTGAAGTTCGAACTGCCAACTGCACTCGAATCCTGCCGTGTGCCAGGCATGATCCTGCAGCCGCTGGTCGAAAATGCGGTCAAGTATGGAGTGGCGACAGTCAACCGCCCGGTGACGATCCATGTCAGCGCCGACGAAGAATTCGACCGGCTGGTCATCCGCGTGGCCGACGATGGCCCCGGCGTTCCAAAGGGCACCGCACCTGGCTTCGGTATTGGCCTTGCCAATGTGAAGGACCGGATCGAAGCCCGTTTCGGACGCGATGCGACCATCACCGCTGGGCCGGTCGAGGATGGCTATGTTACGGAGCTGCGCCTGCCGCTCGAACGGAGGAGTTGA
- a CDS encoding LytR/AlgR family response regulator transcription factor — translation MLRSCACRSNGGVDVTEETPALRTLIVDDEPLAVERMQVICSKIPALNVVGTASDGEAALRLVEALAPDLVLLDMTMPGLDGLGVARKLSKHESQPAVIFVTAHDHFAVEAFDTDAVDYVLKPVAQERLARAIDRAVARRGEARSERESEWLQELWVPHRSELIRIETAQVGRVDAERDYVRLYVGNGEDERTYLLLQTIAGLEKRLDPVEFIRIHRSTILRKDRIRGLRHDGLGVWSVELDDGEALRIGRTYLPKVKAMAGR, via the coding sequence ATGTTACGGAGCTGCGCCTGCCGCTCGAACGGAGGAGTTGACGTGACAGAAGAGACCCCCGCGCTGAGGACCCTGATCGTTGACGACGAACCGCTCGCCGTCGAGCGGATGCAGGTGATCTGTTCGAAGATCCCGGCACTCAATGTCGTTGGCACCGCCAGTGATGGCGAGGCCGCGCTGCGGCTCGTCGAAGCCCTGGCACCCGACCTGGTGCTGCTCGACATGACCATGCCCGGGCTCGACGGCCTTGGTGTCGCACGCAAGCTCAGCAAGCATGAAAGCCAGCCCGCTGTGATCTTCGTTACTGCGCATGATCATTTCGCGGTCGAAGCCTTCGATACCGATGCGGTCGACTACGTGCTCAAGCCGGTGGCTCAGGAACGCCTTGCACGGGCCATCGATCGCGCCGTCGCGCGGCGCGGCGAAGCCCGCAGCGAGCGCGAAAGCGAATGGCTGCAGGAGCTGTGGGTCCCGCATCGTTCCGAGTTGATCCGTATCGAGACCGCGCAGGTTGGCCGCGTGGATGCCGAGCGTGACTATGTGCGGCTCTATGTCGGCAACGGCGAAGATGAGCGCACTTACCTGTTGCTGCAAACCATCGCCGGCCTGGAGAAGCGCCTCGATCCGGTCGAGTTCATCCGCATCCATCGCTCTACCATCCTGCGCAAGGATCGCATTCGCGGCCTGCGGCACGATGGGTTGGGTGTGTGGTCCGTCGAACTCGATGACGGCGAAGCCTTGCGCATAGGGAGGACCTATCTCCCCAAGGTCAAGGCAATGGCTGGGAGGTAG
- a CDS encoding UrcA family protein, protein MKTPLIALAAFATAMTGAPALAEEQTESMVVQYDDLDLTSEAGQATLEFRIDSAAKKFCRVDAIQTGSRVKNRTATKCYKEAKRLATRQFAQVVEEARMGG, encoded by the coding sequence ATGAAGACCCCCCTTATCGCCCTTGCGGCATTCGCCACTGCCATGACCGGTGCCCCCGCGCTGGCTGAAGAGCAGACCGAAAGCATGGTCGTGCAGTATGACGATCTCGACCTCACCAGCGAAGCCGGCCAGGCCACCCTGGAATTCCGGATCGATTCCGCAGCCAAGAAGTTCTGCCGCGTCGATGCCATCCAGACCGGCAGCCGCGTGAAGAACCGCACCGCTACCAAGTGCTACAAGGAAGCCAAGCGCCTCGCGACCCGGCAGTTCGCACAGGTGGTTGAAGAAGCCCGTATGGGTGGCTGA
- a CDS encoding metallophosphoesterase family protein has protein sequence MAADQTRVFHVSDVHFGVEDREALDWFAAAVATERPDAVICTGDLTQRATHAQYRVAADWFQSLQTPIMLQPGNHDMPYYNPWERFRTPYARAAALEQAVGSELELRHALVVPFDTNVRAQLRWPWSDGVVTRGKLDAALDRLARLADDPRPKLVACHHPLLPAEDGRKNPTIRGDMAFAELAAAGADAVLSGHVHIPFDMVRARGNHSMRMIGAGTLSTRLRNNVLPSYNVVTIGADGTIEIEIRSIAGR, from the coding sequence ATGGCAGCTGATCAGACCCGTGTGTTCCACGTCAGCGATGTGCATTTCGGTGTCGAAGACCGAGAGGCACTCGACTGGTTCGCTGCCGCTGTGGCGACTGAGCGCCCCGATGCGGTGATCTGCACCGGCGACCTGACCCAGCGCGCAACACATGCCCAATACCGGGTCGCGGCTGACTGGTTCCAGTCCTTGCAAACACCGATCATGCTCCAGCCCGGCAATCACGACATGCCATACTACAACCCGTGGGAGCGGTTCCGCACTCCTTACGCTCGAGCCGCGGCGCTGGAACAAGCGGTAGGCAGCGAACTGGAGCTTCGGCATGCGCTGGTGGTCCCTTTCGACACCAATGTACGCGCACAGCTGCGGTGGCCCTGGTCAGATGGTGTGGTGACGCGGGGCAAGCTCGATGCGGCGCTCGATCGCCTGGCCCGGCTGGCCGACGACCCGCGCCCCAAGCTCGTCGCTTGCCATCATCCGCTCTTGCCGGCCGAAGACGGGAGGAAGAACCCCACCATTCGTGGCGACATGGCATTTGCAGAGCTGGCAGCGGCAGGGGCAGACGCGGTGCTGAGCGGCCATGTCCATATCCCCTTCGACATGGTGCGCGCGCGGGGCAATCACTCGATGCGGATGATCGGCGCGGGGACGCTATCGACGCGGCTGCGCAACAATGTGCTGCCGTCGTATAATGTCGTCACAATCGGCGCGGATGGAACCATCGAGATCGAGATCCGCTCGATCGCGGGCCGATAA
- the rpsI gene encoding 30S ribosomal protein S9, with product MAGDAPEGDAAAIAASTAPLREQELDKEGRAYATGRRKDAVARVWIKPGKGTVTVNGRDQEIYFARPTLRLIIDQPFTITERQGQYDVVATVRGGGLSGQAGAVKHGIAQALAKYEPALRSTVKAAGFLTRDSRVVERKKYGRAKARRSFQFSKR from the coding sequence ATCGCCGGCGACGCGCCGGAAGGCGATGCTGCTGCAATCGCGGCCAGCACTGCGCCTCTGCGCGAGCAGGAGCTGGACAAGGAAGGCCGTGCTTATGCCACCGGTCGCCGCAAGGACGCCGTGGCTCGCGTCTGGATCAAGCCGGGCAAGGGCACCGTCACAGTGAACGGTCGCGATCAGGAAATCTATTTCGCTCGCCCGACACTGCGCCTGATCATCGACCAGCCGTTCACCATCACCGAACGCCAGGGCCAGTATGACGTTGTCGCCACCGTGCGCGGCGGCGGCCTGTCGGGCCAGGCCGGTGCGGTCAAGCACGGCATCGCCCAAGCGCTGGCCAAGTACGAACCGGCGCTGCGCAGCACGGTGAAAGCCGCTGGTTTCCTCACCCGCGACAGCCGCGTGGTCGAGCGTAAGAAGTACGGCCGGGCCAAGGCTCGCCGCAGCTTCCAGTTCAGCAAGCGCTGA
- the rplM gene encoding 50S ribosomal protein L13 translates to MKALTKATRSIKPAEVEKNWHIIDADGLVVGRLAAIVANHLRGKHKPSYTPHVDCGDHVIILNADKVKFTGKKMTDKVYYKHTGHPGGIKETTPAKVLEGRFPERVLEKAVERMIPRGPLGRAQMKALHIYSGTEHPHDGQKPAVLDVASMNRKNKVTA, encoded by the coding sequence ATGAAGGCGCTTACCAAAGCGACCCGGTCGATCAAGCCGGCCGAGGTCGAAAAGAACTGGCATATTATCGATGCCGACGGACTGGTTGTCGGTCGCCTCGCGGCGATCGTCGCCAACCACCTGCGCGGCAAGCACAAGCCGAGCTACACCCCGCATGTCGATTGCGGCGATCATGTCATCATCCTCAATGCCGACAAGGTGAAGTTCACCGGCAAGAAGATGACCGACAAGGTCTATTACAAGCACACCGGCCACCCCGGCGGCATCAAGGAAACGACCCCGGCCAAGGTGCTGGAAGGCCGCTTCCCCGAGCGTGTGCTGGAAAAGGCTGTCGAGCGCATGATCCCGCGCGGTCCGCTGGGCCGGGCGCAGATGAAGGCGCTGCACATCTATTCCGGCACCGAGCACCCGCATGACGGCCAGAAGCCGGCCGTGCTCGACGTTGCCTCCATGAACCGCAAGAACAAGGTCACCGCATAA
- the cutA gene encoding divalent-cation tolerance protein CutA: protein MAALVYAPFPDRESAREVAAQLLDEELIGCANLLGPVESLYEWQGERGEGSEIGVLFKTDVTLLERAVARLEALHPYDTPAVLGWKCDAPGAATAAWLGGLTPRD, encoded by the coding sequence ATGGCAGCGCTGGTATATGCCCCCTTCCCCGACCGCGAGAGCGCGCGCGAGGTCGCTGCACAATTGCTCGACGAAGAGCTGATCGGCTGCGCGAACCTGCTGGGTCCAGTGGAATCGCTTTACGAATGGCAGGGAGAACGCGGGGAAGGGAGCGAGATCGGCGTCCTGTTCAAGACCGATGTGACGCTGCTGGAGCGAGCCGTAGCGCGGCTCGAAGCGCTGCACCCCTATGATACGCCAGCCGTGCTCGGCTGGAAATGCGATGCCCCAGGCGCGGCAACTGCCGCCTGGCTGGGCGGGTTGACACCTCGCGACTAG
- a CDS encoding COX15/CtaA family protein, whose product MATLSEVPVGESGARASPVALYRWLFMVAAMVVTIVGIGGITRLTESGLSITQWQPVTGTLPPLSEQAWQAEFAKYQATPEYRLEAGPAGMTLADFKFIFFWEWFHRLLGRLIGLAFALPLAWFWIRQMIPQGYKLRLIALLALGGLQGTFGWLMVRSGLSGDMTDVSHFWLSVHLLTALFTLAGLVWTALDLRRLSRVPDAKPARLSGVAAIAAIVLFMQLLLGAWVAGLNAGLASDTWPLMQGRFVPEYDSSRGLFWAITHDPYLLHFLHRWWAWVAVAALVWLARKVRPLDRRASIAVHSAFGTMVLLGIATVMTGVNLWLAVAHQLTGALLVIATAWAAHAIGTARRTA is encoded by the coding sequence ATGGCAACACTTTCCGAAGTACCGGTTGGCGAGTCGGGCGCTCGCGCATCGCCGGTGGCGCTGTATCGCTGGCTGTTCATGGTCGCCGCCATGGTTGTGACAATCGTAGGCATCGGCGGGATCACGCGCCTTACCGAATCGGGCCTGTCCATTACTCAGTGGCAGCCGGTAACAGGCACCCTTCCCCCGCTCAGCGAACAGGCCTGGCAGGCCGAGTTTGCCAAGTATCAGGCGACACCCGAATATCGGCTTGAAGCCGGGCCGGCCGGGATGACGCTGGCCGACTTCAAGTTCATCTTCTTCTGGGAATGGTTCCATCGGTTGCTCGGGCGGTTGATCGGGCTGGCTTTTGCACTGCCGCTCGCTTGGTTCTGGATTCGCCAGATGATCCCGCAGGGCTACAAGCTGCGGCTCATCGCACTGCTGGCGCTGGGTGGTCTGCAAGGGACGTTTGGCTGGCTGATGGTTCGCTCTGGCCTGAGCGGCGACATGACCGATGTCAGCCATTTCTGGCTTTCGGTGCACCTGCTTACTGCCCTTTTCACGCTGGCGGGGCTGGTCTGGACCGCGCTCGACCTGCGCCGCCTGTCGCGCGTGCCCGATGCGAAGCCCGCGCGGCTGAGTGGGGTCGCAGCCATCGCTGCTATCGTGCTGTTCATGCAGCTCTTGCTGGGCGCGTGGGTGGCCGGCCTCAATGCCGGTTTGGCATCCGACACATGGCCGCTAATGCAAGGGCGCTTTGTACCCGAATATGACAGTTCGAGAGGGCTTTTCTGGGCGATAACCCACGACCCGTATCTGTTGCACTTCCTGCACCGATGGTGGGCCTGGGTCGCGGTGGCGGCGCTGGTCTGGCTTGCCCGCAAGGTCCGCCCGCTCGACCGCCGTGCCTCGATTGCGGTACATTCGGCCTTTGGCACCATGGTTCTGCTCGGCATCGCCACAGTGATGACGGGTGTGAACCTGTGGCTCGCGGTCGCCCACCAGCTGACCGGGGCGCTGCTGGTGATCGCCACCGCCTGGGCGGCGCATGCCATCGGCACGGCGCGTAGGACGGCCTGA
- a CDS encoding MerC domain-containing protein translates to MNQPSHSFRSRLDRAGIVLSGLCLIHCLASIAVISALGLGGQWLLSPEIHRWGLAFACVIAGVAIGWGAIRHRQRTPFVIAMMGLTFMGGALAAPHGVEEAVLTIIGVTLVSTGHILNLRHSH, encoded by the coding sequence ATGAATCAGCCGAGTCACTCTTTCCGGTCGCGCCTGGACCGGGCAGGCATTGTCCTGTCGGGCCTGTGCCTGATCCATTGCCTTGCCAGCATTGCAGTGATTTCGGCCCTCGGGCTGGGCGGGCAATGGCTGTTGTCGCCGGAGATTCACCGATGGGGCCTCGCTTTCGCATGTGTCATCGCCGGTGTGGCGATCGGCTGGGGAGCCATCCGGCACCGCCAGCGCACGCCGTTTGTGATCGCCATGATGGGGCTGACATTCATGGGCGGCGCGCTGGCGGCCCCTCACGGTGTTGAAGAGGCGGTGCTGACAATCATCGGGGTCACGCTGGTTTCCACCGGGCACATCCTGAACTTGCGCCATTCGCATTGA
- the thiS gene encoding sulfur carrier protein ThiS translates to MSEQLTLTVNGETRRTATRTIADLVRELDLLPEKVAVEHNGEIAPRSRLAEIALSDGDMLEIVHFVGGG, encoded by the coding sequence ATGAGCGAACAGCTGACCCTGACCGTCAACGGTGAGACCCGCCGCACAGCGACGCGGACCATTGCTGACCTGGTGCGCGAGCTTGACCTGCTGCCGGAAAAGGTAGCCGTCGAGCACAATGGCGAGATAGCCCCGCGTTCGCGGCTCGCCGAGATAGCCTTGAGCGATGGCGATATGCTGGAGATCGTGCACTTCGTGGGCGGCGGCTAG
- a CDS encoding bifunctional sulfur carrier protein/thiazole synthase protein, translated as MTNAITPQPADNWTVAGRTFNSRLIVGTGKYKDFEENAAAVEASGAEIVTVAVRRVNVSDPKAPMLTDYIDPKKITYLPNTAGCFTAEDAIRTLRLAREAGGWDLVKLEVLGEARTLYPNMVETIRACEVLAKEGFKPMVYCTDDPIAAKQLEEAGAVAVMPLGAPIGSGLGIQNRVTIRLIVEGASVPVLVDAGVGTASDAAVAMELGCDGVLMNTAIAEAKDPIGMARAMKLAVEAGREAYLAGRMATRKYADPSSPLAGLI; from the coding sequence ATGACCAATGCGATCACTCCCCAGCCGGCAGACAATTGGACCGTTGCCGGGCGTACCTTCAACTCTCGGCTGATTGTCGGAACCGGCAAGTACAAGGACTTCGAGGAGAACGCCGCCGCGGTCGAGGCTTCGGGTGCGGAGATCGTCACTGTCGCGGTGCGCCGGGTCAATGTCAGCGATCCCAAGGCGCCGATGCTGACCGACTATATCGACCCCAAGAAAATCACCTACCTGCCCAACACCGCCGGCTGCTTCACCGCCGAAGATGCTATCCGCACGCTGCGGCTGGCGCGCGAGGCCGGGGGCTGGGACCTTGTGAAACTGGAAGTGCTGGGTGAAGCCCGCACGCTCTATCCCAACATGGTCGAGACCATCCGCGCCTGCGAAGTGCTGGCCAAGGAAGGGTTCAAGCCGATGGTCTATTGCACCGACGATCCGATTGCGGCGAAGCAACTGGAAGAGGCGGGTGCGGTGGCGGTCATGCCGCTGGGTGCACCGATCGGTTCGGGTCTGGGCATCCAGAACCGCGTGACTATCCGCCTGATCGTTGAAGGGGCGAGTGTGCCGGTGCTGGTCGATGCGGGCGTTGGTACCGCGAGCGATGCCGCGGTGGCGATGGAGCTGGGCTGCGACGGTGTCCTGATGAATACTGCCATTGCCGAGGCCAAGGACCCGATCGGCATGGCCCGAGCCATGAAGCTGGCGGTAGAGGCGGGTCGGGAGGCATATCTCGCCGGCCGCATGGCCACCCGCAAATATGCCGACCCGTCCTCGCCGCTGGCCGGACTAATCTAA